The Phyllopteryx taeniolatus isolate TA_2022b chromosome 11, UOR_Ptae_1.2, whole genome shotgun sequence genome includes the window aaagtatttatttaatctGTTTTTACCACCCTACATCAGCCTTTCAGTTGGGTCTTGGATTGCCTGggtttctcaatctttttttgttttgttttacatgatCTCCAAGCGTGACAATTTGTAAGcactttgtaaatgtgtttttaaaggtACTAAATGAatgaagttattattattatgattaatcTTCAAGAAGAAAGCTCTTCATCGAGCTCAGGAAATAGGAGAATTTTCTGAAATTCACACtttgggtgtcaaactcattttgttggtacgtttccctcagagggtcgttatgactgtgataatattataatattataattattatgttacaatatataatattgcATGCTGTATATATACaagaaattgatggataactagttttgaaatcagaggtcaaAGATAATAGTTTCTTTAACTACTgttgaagttactgtaaaaaggggtttggtaacaacaacaaaaaaaggcttGCAATATCTTaagtttatttattacaaatgaaGATTTGAAATTGTGTACAGATTTCAGCAAGAACTATGGAATACGGTGCACAAAAATGTggttttgcgggccacataaaatgatgtggagggGCCAGATGTGGTCCCCCgggtcttgagtttgacacacgcTTTCGTTGATGATGaacattaatattcaaaatctttggAGTAAAGTAAAAGAATTGAATTGGTAGGCTATTTTACTTTACCTGCTGTGCAGCAAACCgggttgcatgtgtgtgttttttatttgtgtgtgtttttttagggAGTATGCAAGTGCATTTCAATGCGAACGTCTGAAATTGAGCAGTCCAGCGCAGGAAGGGAGGAGCTCGCTTTCCATCTCGGACCACCCCCTCTCTCACTTCCCGGGCCGGCCCCTCCCCAACGACACAAACGCTACATTGAGCAGAGGAAACGGAAAAGACGCAACACACGAGAAGAAGACGGCtgttccccccctccccaaccCCCCCCTCTCATTTGAATACCCCGTAGAAAGAACCACAGACATCGTTCTTTTCCTCATACCCCTTATTCTGAGCGGTCCTCGTTTTTTCGATCGCCTCCGATTtttgcggatttttttttttgggggggggggggagtggggtggtggtggtggtggtggggcaGAAGTTGCCAGCTGTTAGCAGCTGGCAGAAAGCACCCGCCCTGCTCAGGAACAAGGCactcggaggaggaggaggaggaacgaGAACGAGGGCTAAGAGGGAGACATGGCACCCCAGCAAGCGCAGCCGCAGGTGAGGCAGCACATGGTCAAGTTCCTCCGGAGCTTCCCGGGGGTCACCCGCCTGCTGCAGATCGTCTTCGGCGCCGGCCTGTGGGTCACCATCGCCGCCAACAAGTACGAGGGCTCCATCCATTTCGTCCTGTTCGTGGCGGTGCTCTTCTGGCTCCTGTGCCTGGGCCTCTTCTTCGTCGCGCTGCTGGACAAGCAGGACGCCGTGCCCGTGCTCGGTGGCCCCCGCTGGCTGTGCGCCAACCTGGCGCACGACGTGGCCGCCGCCGCGCTCTACTTGCCCGCCGTGGGAGTCATGGTGTACAAGACGGATCGCAATT containing:
- the marveld1 gene encoding MARVEL domain-containing protein 1, with the protein product MAPQQAQPQVRQHMVKFLRSFPGVTRLLQIVFGAGLWVTIAANKYEGSIHFVLFVAVLFWLLCLGLFFVALLDKQDAVPVLGGPRWLCANLAHDVAAAALYLPAVGVMVYKTDRNSYCNLEQYKHFCLYKVYLTAAVFACLCCLAFLLSVVYGACRKSRGEQTLI